The following proteins are encoded in a genomic region of Pseudodesulfovibrio mercurii:
- a CDS encoding tetratricopeptide repeat protein yields the protein MGWNIFNRKRTPGSLRDRDNAANNGESLPVQDTRAAIEELSKVVQNDPEAVEIYLALGSLYRSQGEIERAIQIRNSLIVRPGLDREFKARAWFELGRDFRRAGFLDRAEKAFHEARALGQDPISIHREMARLTAERGDFEKAAESYGQLDLPLPQAHYLVRLARDRFAEGNVSQGNRALRHAIRAYPGAVEAWLEQMTQAYRAGNANKIGDILGQALERVVPELRFVLFEGLLLALSQAEKARINSFGEETEWSRTCPDEKVVEVVVPIIETQEPDVLLLYYGAMLMLRVEDTDNARSWFEKALMLDADFWQARLELFDLSRADQTLTPFFKEQLSFFIGRARRVRRFFCRHCGLKRDQLFFNCPRCHSWHSIAFRTDITE from the coding sequence ATGGGCTGGAACATCTTCAACCGCAAGAGGACGCCGGGTTCCCTCCGGGACCGCGACAACGCCGCGAACAACGGCGAGTCCCTGCCCGTGCAGGACACCCGCGCGGCCATCGAGGAACTCAGCAAGGTCGTCCAGAACGACCCCGAGGCGGTTGAAATCTACCTCGCGCTCGGCAGCCTGTACCGATCCCAGGGCGAGATCGAGCGCGCCATCCAGATTCGGAACAGCCTCATCGTCCGGCCGGGCCTGGACCGCGAGTTCAAGGCCCGCGCCTGGTTCGAGCTGGGTCGGGACTTCCGCCGGGCCGGGTTCCTGGACCGGGCGGAAAAGGCCTTTCACGAGGCCCGCGCCCTGGGTCAGGACCCCATCTCCATCCACAGGGAGATGGCCCGGCTCACGGCCGAGCGCGGCGACTTCGAGAAGGCGGCCGAATCCTACGGCCAGCTCGACCTGCCCCTGCCCCAGGCGCACTACCTGGTCCGACTGGCCAGGGACCGCTTCGCCGAGGGCAACGTCTCCCAGGGCAACCGCGCCCTGCGCCATGCCATCCGGGCCTACCCCGGCGCGGTGGAGGCGTGGCTTGAGCAGATGACCCAGGCCTACAGGGCGGGCAACGCGAACAAGATCGGCGACATCCTGGGCCAGGCCCTGGAACGGGTGGTCCCGGAACTGCGCTTCGTCCTGTTCGAGGGGCTGCTCCTGGCCCTGAGTCAGGCCGAAAAGGCCCGGATCAACTCCTTCGGCGAGGAAACCGAGTGGTCCAGGACCTGCCCGGACGAGAAGGTCGTCGAGGTGGTGGTGCCCATCATCGAGACCCAGGAGCCGGACGTCCTGCTGCTCTACTACGGGGCCATGCTCATGCTGCGCGTGGAGGACACGGACAACGCCCGGTCCTGGTTCGAGAAGGCGCTCATGCTCGACGCCGACTTCTGGCAGGCGCGCCTGGAGCTGTTCGACCTCTCCAGGGCGGACCAGACCCTGACGCCCTTCTTCAAGGAACAGCTGTCCTTCTTCATCGGCCGGGCCCGGCGGGTGCGCCGGTTCTTCTGCCGTCACTGCGGCCTGAAGCGCGACCAGCTCTTCTTCAACTGCCCGCGCTGCCACAGCTGGCACTCCATCGCCTTTCGAACCGACATCACCGAATAA
- the folK gene encoding 2-amino-4-hydroxy-6-hydroxymethyldihydropteridine diphosphokinase, translating to MICYVSLGSNVGDTEDNLHEALVLLEDYGDDIRLKKVSEYYETEPQGEIKDQPWFTNQVIELEIDAEIWSPPGFLSTCTAIEAKMGRTRAVPGGPRPLDMDIIAWGDTVMDMDFLTLPHPRAKERAFVLVPLKEIAPDFVFPDGTTVDEALAAITYRQEGRKLWQDS from the coding sequence GTGATCTGCTACGTGAGCCTCGGCTCCAACGTGGGAGACACCGAAGACAACCTCCACGAGGCCCTGGTCCTGCTCGAGGACTACGGTGACGACATCCGCCTGAAAAAGGTCTCGGAATACTACGAGACCGAACCCCAGGGGGAGATCAAGGATCAGCCGTGGTTCACCAACCAGGTGATCGAGCTCGAGATCGACGCCGAGATCTGGTCGCCGCCGGGCTTCCTGTCCACCTGCACGGCCATCGAGGCCAAGATGGGCCGCACCAGGGCCGTGCCCGGCGGTCCCAGGCCGCTCGACATGGACATCATCGCCTGGGGCGACACCGTCATGGACATGGACTTCCTGACCCTGCCGCATCCGCGCGCCAAGGAAAGGGCGTTCGTGCTCGTGCCGCTCAAGGAGATCGCCCCGGACTTCGTCTTTCCCGACGGGACCACCGTGGACGAGGCGCTTGCCGCCATCACGTACCGGCAGGAAGGGCGCAAGCTCTGGCAGGACTCCTAA
- the xerD gene encoding site-specific tyrosine recombinase XerD, whose translation MARPDKEKNINEYSHPWVDRYLEHLLIEKGLSENSLTGYANDLGSLLAFLEERSFPLKDLTDQTLFLYLTHLRARGLKSRSLARHLSSLRGFFAFAVGEKWYKEDPGQLLENPKLPRKLPEFLSREEISRVLALPDTSTPLGMRDKVMLELLYAAGLRVSELIGMKVLDYDPQVGMLKVFGKGSKDRLIPIHYTAQDYLNRYLEFTRPGFKPREDFMFLNRSGKGLTRQGVWKLIKKYAEAAGIKRSISPHTFRHSFATHLLEGGADLRTVQILLGHADISATEIYTHVEANRLKTLHRKFHPRSTM comes from the coding sequence ATGGCGCGCCCCGACAAAGAGAAAAACATCAACGAGTACAGCCACCCCTGGGTGGACAGATACCTTGAGCACCTGCTGATCGAAAAGGGGCTGTCCGAGAACAGCCTGACCGGCTACGCCAACGACCTGGGCTCCCTGCTCGCCTTCCTGGAGGAGCGCTCCTTTCCGCTCAAGGACCTGACGGACCAGACCCTGTTCCTCTACCTGACCCATCTGCGGGCGCGCGGCCTGAAGAGCCGCTCCCTGGCCCGGCACCTCTCCTCCCTGCGCGGGTTCTTCGCCTTCGCCGTGGGCGAGAAGTGGTACAAGGAGGACCCCGGTCAGCTCCTCGAAAATCCCAAGCTGCCGCGCAAGCTGCCGGAATTTTTAAGCCGCGAGGAGATTTCCCGGGTCCTGGCCCTGCCCGACACCTCCACCCCGCTGGGCATGCGCGACAAGGTCATGCTGGAACTGCTCTACGCGGCGGGGCTCCGGGTGTCCGAGCTCATCGGCATGAAGGTCCTGGACTATGACCCCCAGGTGGGCATGCTCAAGGTCTTCGGCAAGGGGTCCAAGGACCGGCTCATCCCCATCCACTACACGGCCCAGGACTACCTCAACCGCTACTTGGAATTCACCCGGCCCGGCTTCAAGCCACGTGAGGACTTCATGTTCCTGAACCGCTCGGGCAAGGGGCTGACCCGCCAGGGCGTGTGGAAGCTGATCAAGAAATACGCCGAGGCGGCGGGCATAAAGCGGTCCATCTCGCCGCACACCTTCCGCCACTCCTTCGCCACCCACCTGCTGGAAGGGGGCGCGGACCTGCGCACCGTGCAGATTCTCCTGGGGCACGCGGACATCAGCGCCACCGAGATCTACACCCACGTGGAGGCCAACCGGCTCAAGACCCTGCACCGGAAGTTCCACCCGCGATCAACCATGTGA
- a CDS encoding LapA family protein has product MRFIKVLFLLALFVFSILFFSQNNDVLLQNLTLILDIPYVATLHSIPLPFGVLILAAFVAGSLLTMIYFVVDKFRGAAKLKECRTRMASLEQELNSLRNMPISEAPSFASPETKEEDNA; this is encoded by the coding sequence ATGCGTTTTATCAAGGTCCTGTTTCTGTTGGCACTTTTTGTCTTTTCCATTCTGTTCTTCAGCCAGAACAACGACGTCCTGCTTCAGAACCTGACGCTGATCCTCGATATTCCCTACGTGGCCACCCTGCACTCCATCCCCCTGCCCTTCGGCGTCCTGATCCTGGCCGCCTTCGTGGCCGGCTCCCTGCTGACCATGATCTATTTCGTGGTGGACAAGTTCCGTGGCGCGGCCAAGCTCAAGGAATGCCGCACCCGCATGGCCAGCCTGGAGCAGGAGCTCAATTCCCTGCGCAACATGCCCATCAGCGAAGCCCCCTCCTTCGCCTCTCCCGAGACCAAGGAAGAGGACAACGCCTAG
- a CDS encoding CBS domain-containing protein, whose amino-acid sequence MKNKPEKIQAPVVITAHANADFDALAAMVAASKLYPGAVLIFPGSQESNLRNFFIESTTYLFNFKAFKDIEPESVELLVVVDTRQRSRIPHVRPLLDNENLRIHLYDHHPDSEDDLPAEKSVVREWGSTTAIIVAEIRERGLSLNMEEATLLGIGIYEDTGSFGFNTTTPQDFEAAGWLKSQGMDIEVITDLLSHELSAEQVTYLGELFKNAKTYDIHGVDVVVTEMSTDKFVPDFALLVHKLMDMEKIKVVFAMGRMADRIHLVARSKSPDVNVGRICASLGGGGHDAAASATIKDRTLAEVRDDLFALFYSQINPQIVVDSLMSRPPVVIEGDKTMADAVELMTRYGLKDVPVVAKDSMQCIGIIGHKIADKALSHHLGDVGLSEYMTRAFETVESSTDLYRVMEIILSNRQRMLPVVENGELVGVITRTDLTNMLIEEPARIPDSLMPDHRRERNIASQVRNRLPQRMLDLLKEAGELGTDMGWEVYAVGGFVRDILLGRPNLDLDLVVEGDGIAFARRFAAKLGGRVKAHSKFKTAVVILDDGQRVDVATARLEYYEYPAALPTVELSSIKMDLYRRDFTVNALALRINPGRYGQLVDFFGAERDIRNKTIRVLHSLSFVEDPTRILRAIRFERRFDFQIGGQTMRLIKNALSLKLFSKLSGTRVMHELQLIMNEEDPLACLLRMQELGIMEAIHPLLSLDKERVQILTELVKVHNWYKLLYLEPPVVPWKLYLLGMTMGIKRDQIDQVTGRLHFTRREERDFFQLRDQIGEALMKLMGWKEGRSRLSRLYKILHPLPVEGILFLMARSRKEYIRRNISQYLARLQYVEIEVNGKDLKNIGIEPGPIYAIILDKLMTAKIDGRAETRHEQLNLAKKLNKELSARFEEESGD is encoded by the coding sequence ATGAAAAACAAACCGGAAAAGATACAGGCCCCGGTCGTGATCACGGCCCACGCCAACGCGGACTTCGACGCCTTGGCGGCCATGGTCGCGGCCAGCAAGCTCTATCCCGGCGCGGTGCTCATCTTTCCGGGCAGCCAGGAATCAAACCTGCGCAACTTCTTCATCGAGTCCACCACCTATCTCTTCAATTTCAAGGCCTTCAAGGACATCGAGCCGGAGTCCGTGGAGCTTTTGGTGGTGGTGGACACCCGTCAGCGCTCGCGCATTCCCCATGTCCGCCCCCTACTCGACAACGAGAACCTGCGCATCCACCTCTACGACCACCACCCGGACAGCGAGGACGACCTGCCCGCCGAGAAGAGCGTGGTCCGCGAGTGGGGCTCCACCACGGCCATCATCGTGGCCGAGATCCGCGAAAGGGGGCTGTCCCTGAACATGGAGGAGGCCACCCTGCTCGGCATCGGCATTTACGAGGACACCGGCTCCTTCGGCTTCAACACGACCACGCCCCAGGACTTCGAGGCCGCGGGCTGGCTCAAGTCCCAGGGCATGGACATCGAGGTCATCACCGACCTTCTGTCCCACGAGCTGTCCGCCGAGCAGGTCACCTATCTCGGCGAATTGTTCAAGAACGCCAAGACATACGACATCCACGGGGTGGACGTGGTCGTGACCGAGATGTCCACGGACAAGTTCGTGCCGGACTTCGCCCTGCTGGTCCACAAGCTCATGGACATGGAGAAGATCAAGGTGGTCTTCGCCATGGGCCGCATGGCCGACCGCATCCACCTGGTGGCCCGGTCCAAGAGCCCGGACGTCAACGTGGGCCGCATCTGCGCCTCCCTGGGCGGCGGCGGGCACGACGCGGCGGCCTCGGCGACCATCAAGGACCGCACCCTGGCCGAGGTGCGCGACGACCTGTTCGCCCTGTTCTACTCCCAGATCAATCCGCAGATCGTGGTGGACTCGCTCATGTCCCGCCCGCCCGTGGTCATCGAGGGCGACAAGACCATGGCCGACGCCGTGGAGCTGATGACCCGCTACGGGCTCAAGGACGTGCCCGTGGTGGCCAAGGACAGCATGCAATGCATCGGCATAATCGGTCATAAAATCGCGGACAAGGCCCTGTCCCACCACCTGGGCGACGTGGGCCTGTCCGAGTACATGACCAGGGCCTTCGAGACCGTGGAGTCCTCGACCGATCTGTACCGGGTCATGGAGATCATCCTGAGCAACCGGCAGCGCATGCTGCCCGTGGTGGAAAACGGCGAACTGGTCGGGGTCATCACCCGCACGGACCTGACCAACATGCTCATCGAGGAGCCCGCCCGCATCCCCGACTCCCTCATGCCGGACCACCGCCGCGAGCGGAACATCGCCTCCCAGGTCAGGAACCGGCTGCCCCAGCGCATGCTCGACCTGCTCAAGGAGGCGGGCGAGCTGGGCACGGACATGGGCTGGGAGGTCTACGCCGTGGGCGGGTTCGTGCGCGACATCCTGCTCGGTCGGCCCAACCTGGACCTGGACCTGGTGGTCGAGGGCGACGGCATCGCCTTTGCCCGGCGGTTCGCGGCCAAGCTCGGCGGCCGGGTCAAGGCCCACTCCAAGTTCAAGACCGCCGTGGTCATCCTCGACGACGGCCAGCGGGTGGACGTGGCCACGGCCCGGCTGGAATATTACGAATACCCCGCCGCCCTGCCCACGGTGGAGCTGTCGTCCATCAAGATGGACCTGTACCGCCGCGACTTCACGGTCAACGCCCTGGCCCTGCGCATCAACCCCGGCCGTTACGGCCAGCTGGTGGACTTCTTCGGGGCCGAGCGGGACATCCGCAACAAGACCATCCGCGTGCTCCATTCCCTGAGCTTCGTGGAGGACCCGACGCGCATCCTCCGGGCCATCCGCTTCGAGCGGCGCTTCGACTTCCAGATCGGCGGCCAGACCATGCGGCTGATCAAGAACGCCCTCAGCCTCAAGCTCTTCAGCAAGCTGTCCGGGACCAGGGTCATGCACGAGCTGCAACTGATCATGAACGAGGAGGACCCCCTGGCCTGCCTGTTGCGCATGCAGGAGCTGGGCATCATGGAGGCCATCCATCCCCTGCTCTCCCTGGACAAGGAGCGGGTCCAGATACTGACCGAGCTGGTCAAGGTCCACAACTGGTACAAGCTCCTCTATCTGGAGCCCCCGGTGGTCCCCTGGAAACTCTATCTCCTGGGCATGACCATGGGCATCAAGCGGGACCAGATCGACCAGGTGACCGGGCGGCTGCATTTCACCAGGCGCGAGGAGCGCGACTTCTTCCAGTTGCGGGACCAGATCGGCGAAGCCCTGATGAAACTCATGGGCTGGAAGGAGGGCCGTTCGCGCCTGAGCCGGTTGTACAAGATCCTCCATCCCCTGCCGGTGGAGGGCATCCTGTTCCTCATGGCGCGCAGCCGAAAGGAATACATTCGGCGGAATATTTCGCAATATCTCGCCAGGTTGCAGTATGTCGAGATTGAGGTGAACGGCAAGGACCTCAAGAATATCGGCATAGAGCCGGGCCCGATCTACGCGATCATCCTGGACAAGCTGATGACCGCCAAGATCGACGGGCGGGCGGAAACCCGGCACGAGCAATTGAATCTGGCGAAAAAATTGAATAAGGAATTATCGGCAAGGTTCGAAGAGGAGAGCGGAGACTGA
- a CDS encoding HIT family protein: MDVLWAPWRLDYILGPKPEECVFCIPEHTDEDAERCILARGEHCFVIMNKFPYNNGHLMVTPYRHVAHLTDLTLEESNDCMLWIRRAIQVLEDAFHPQGINMGLNLGEAAGSGIAQHMHFQIVPRWNGDASFMAVFGETTVIPEHLYSTYSRLKPLFDAIA, from the coding sequence ATGGATGTTTTGTGGGCGCCGTGGCGCCTGGATTATATACTCGGACCCAAGCCCGAGGAGTGCGTCTTCTGCATTCCCGAGCACACGGACGAGGACGCGGAGCGCTGCATCCTCGCGCGCGGTGAGCACTGTTTCGTGATCATGAACAAGTTCCCGTACAACAACGGGCACCTCATGGTCACCCCCTACCGTCACGTGGCGCACCTGACGGACCTGACCCTGGAGGAGTCCAATGACTGCATGCTGTGGATACGCCGGGCCATCCAGGTGCTGGAGGACGCCTTCCATCCGCAGGGCATCAACATGGGGCTCAACCTGGGCGAGGCGGCCGGTTCCGGCATCGCCCAGCACATGCATTTCCAGATCGTCCCCCGCTGGAACGGGGACGCCTCGTTTATGGCCGTCTTCGGCGAGACCACGGTCATCCCCGAACACCTGTATTCAACCTACAGCCGCCTTAAGCCGCTGTTCGATGCAATAGCGTAA
- a CDS encoding LL-diaminopimelate aminotransferase, translating to MSEFKLADRLSTLPPYLFAAIDKAKAEVAKKGMDIISLGIGDPDLPTPEFIIEALYESAKKPKNHRYPDYIGMLAYRQAVADWYKQRFGVDLDPETEIVSLIGSKEGIAHFPMAYVNPGDTVLVATPNYPVYGVATEFAGGRVEYLPLLEENDFLVDLDAISDDTWAKAKMIFVCYPNNPTAATATKPFYEKLIEKAKEFNVIVVSDAAYTEIYYDPDNKPISIFECEGAKDVCIEFHSLSKTYNMTGWRIGMAVGNRSLVAGLGKIKENVDSGIFQAVQEAGIAALRQGEPFAESFRAIYKERRDVVSAALTKIGIRHRVPDASFYLWCNVPEGYKSAEFVTNVLMKTGVVLTPGNGFGTPGEGYFRISLTVNNDKLEEAVSRISKL from the coding sequence ATGTCTGAATTCAAGTTGGCCGACCGTCTCTCGACGCTGCCGCCGTATCTGTTCGCCGCCATCGACAAGGCCAAGGCGGAAGTCGCCAAGAAGGGCATGGACATCATCAGCCTGGGCATCGGCGACCCCGACCTGCCCACCCCCGAATTCATCATCGAAGCCCTCTACGAGAGCGCCAAGAAGCCCAAGAACCACCGCTATCCCGACTACATCGGCATGCTGGCCTACCGCCAGGCCGTGGCCGACTGGTACAAGCAGCGGTTCGGCGTGGATCTCGACCCCGAGACCGAGATCGTCAGCCTGATCGGCTCCAAGGAGGGCATCGCCCACTTCCCGATGGCCTACGTCAACCCCGGCGACACGGTCCTGGTGGCCACCCCCAACTACCCGGTCTACGGCGTGGCCACGGAGTTCGCCGGCGGAAGGGTGGAGTACCTGCCCCTGCTTGAGGAAAACGACTTCCTCGTGGACCTGGACGCCATTTCCGACGACACCTGGGCCAAGGCCAAGATGATCTTCGTCTGCTATCCGAACAACCCGACCGCGGCCACCGCGACCAAGCCCTTCTACGAGAAGCTCATCGAGAAGGCCAAGGAATTCAACGTCATCGTGGTCTCGGACGCGGCCTACACCGAAATTTACTACGATCCGGACAACAAGCCCATTTCCATCTTCGAGTGCGAGGGGGCCAAGGACGTCTGCATCGAGTTCCATTCCCTGTCCAAGACCTACAACATGACCGGCTGGCGCATCGGCATGGCCGTTGGCAACCGGAGCCTGGTCGCGGGCCTGGGCAAGATCAAGGAAAACGTGGACTCCGGCATCTTCCAGGCCGTCCAGGAGGCGGGCATCGCGGCCCTGCGCCAGGGCGAGCCCTTTGCCGAGAGCTTCCGGGCCATCTACAAGGAGCGCCGGGACGTGGTTAGCGCCGCCCTGACCAAGATCGGCATCAGGCACCGTGTGCCGGACGCCTCCTTCTACCTCTGGTGCAACGTGCCGGAAGGGTACAAGTCCGCGGAATTCGTGACCAACGTGCTCATGAAGACCGGCGTGGTCCTGACCCCCGGCAACGGCTTCGGCACGCCTGGGGAAGGGTACTTCCGCATCTCCCTGACCGTGAACAACGACAAGCTCGAGGAGGCCGTATCCAGAATTTCGAAACTGTGA